Part of the Woronichinia naegeliana WA131 genome, ACAGAAAAAATAATAGATAAGCGATATGAAGAAATAAAAGAGAAAAGGAAAGAAAAGCCGAGGACTTATAGGGAAGTGGCAAGAAAAGAGTACTTAGCCATAGAAAAAAAACGTCGTGTGTCAAAAAAAGAAAGAAGAAAAGGAACAAAAAAACAACTAGGATATATAAAAAGAAACTTGTCTCATATAGAAAAAATGATAGAAGAGGGAGCAAAGTTAGAAAAACTAACGAAAAAAGAGCAAGAAGAGCTTGTAACGATAGGAAAAGTGTATGAGCAACAGTTAGAAATGTATGAAAAAAAGACAAATAAAGTAGAAAACAGAATCGTGAGTGTAAGCCAACCTCACGTGCGTCCAATAGTGCGTGGAAAAGCGGGAAAAGCAGTAGAGTTTGGAGCTAAAATATCGGCAAGTAATGTGAATGGCTTTGTCTTCTTAGACAAATTAAGTTGGGATAATTACAACGAATCGGGAGATTTACAAGCGCGAATAGAAGAATATAAAAGGGAAACAGGATGTTATCCGGAATCGGTTCATGTGGATAAAATCTATCGAACAAAAGCGAATCGAGCTTATTGTAAAGAAAGGGATATAAGAATGAGTGGTCCCCGATTGGGAAGACCGCCGAAAGAGGTGAGCAAAGAAAAAAAGAAAGAGGCACGCTCAGATGAAAGAGTGCGTAATGCCATTGAGGGTAAATTCGGACAGGGAAAGAGGAAATTTAGTCTTGGTCGAGTGATGGCCAAACTACCTGAGACCTCGGAAACGGTAATTGCGATGAACTTTTTGGTAATGAATCTTTCTACTCTACTTCAGAAGACAAAAAAGAAAACAAAAAGTAAAAAGTTGTAGAGTCGTTTTTCTTGTGAAAAATGGTGTTAATTTTCCTCTCTTTTGTGAGGAGTGATTGGGTACATCCCGGATAAAGTAGTACATAGAATCTGGGGTAAAATGGAAAAAAACTGATGAGCGAAAAAAGTATGTTACCGATTCCCCCAGAAGAAAAAGCACTGTTAAAACAGCATCTCACCGAATCAGCCCGTATCCTGCGCAAATATACGGAACCAGAGAAACAGAAGGACTTTGGAAGCATCGAAGTAGAAGTCAGAACCCAGATGTTAGAAATTGTGGGGCCAACAATGGGGGAGTTTTTTTTTCAGAAGGGGGAAAAAAACGGTCTGGAAACAAGCGAAAAATCAAAACCCTAGTCGGAGAAGTGGAAATAAGCCAAAAACAAGCCAGAAAACTAAAGGTGTCGCCAAAAATCGTCTTAAGTCCAGGTTTAGAGAAATGCTGTCTAAGAGCCAGTGCGAAAACATCCTACCAACAAGCAGAAGAAGATATAGAGGAGTTGATGGGGATAAAAGTAGGACATAGCAGTTTACATCGCTTGGTAGAACGGACAGAACTGCCCTTAGCTCAAGCTCAGTCAGAGAGTGCGGGGGTCAGTATAGATGGGGGAAAGATTTGTCTGCGGGGCGAGGAGAAGGAAGGGGGACAGTGGCGAGATTATAAACTGGTGAGTCTTCATGGCAATGTCTGTGAAGCCTTTTTCCAAGACCCAGAGGGCTTAAAGAATTGGAGCAATGTTCAACCTTTGTCCCCAATAGTGACCTTTTTGGGAGATGGTCATCCCGGAATCTGGAATGCGGTAGAGAGTTTCGCCACTCAATCGTGGCTGATACGACGAGAGGTGTTGGATTGGTATCATCTCAAGGAGAATCTGTTCAAAGTGGGTGGCTCTCTCAAACGGCTAGAAGCAGTGGAGCATTTACTGTGGCGGGGTTTTGTGAACAAGGCAATAGATGCGTTTGATGGAGTCAAAAGCAAGAGGGCAAAGAATTTTCAAGCCTATTTGACGAAGCATTATCAGCGTATCCCTGATTACCAATACTATCAACAGCTTGGTATTGTGATTGGTTCTGGTGATGTGGAGTCTAAGATTAAACAGGTGGGAGCTAGGGTTAAATTGTCGGGAGCACGTTGGCATCTTCATAATGTTTCTCGTATTCTTCGGCTACGATGTGCTTATCTCAATCACTCTCCTCTTTTGAGTGTCAATGTATTATCTTAAGTGGGATGCACCCGGAGTGATTTGTGTTGACCTTTTTAGACAGAAAGGAACAATAGATTAAACAAAATCTGTATTTTGACTTGTTTCTATAAGGATAAGTTATCTATGCTTTTTCAGTCCATACTTCCCTAACCCACATTTCTTTCGTTTTTTGACTTTTTCAGCAAGCCCTAAATAATTTAAAATTTACACGCTATATGCAGGCATCATTAGCCATCACAACACTAGATAGGGCTTGCTGAAAAAGTCAAAAAACGAAAGAAATGTGGGTTAGGGAAGTATGGACTGAAAAAGCATAGATAACTTATCCTTATGGAAACAAATCAAAATACAGATTTTGTTTAATATATTGTTCCTTTCTGTCTAAAAAGGTCAACACAAATCACTCCTCACAAAAGAGAGGAAAATTAACACCATTTTTCACAAGAAAAACGACTCTACAACTTTTTACTTTTTGTCTTCTGAAGTAGAGTAGAAAGATTCATTACCAAAAAGTTCATCGCAATTACCGTTTCCGAGGTCTCAGGTAGTTTGGCCATCACTCGACCAAGACTAAATTTCCTCTTTCCCTGTCCGAATTTACCCTCAATGGCATTACGCACTCTTTCATCTGAGCGTGCCTCTTTCTTTTTTTCTTTGCTCACCTCTTTCGGCGGTCTTCCCAATCGGGGACCACTCATTCTTATATCCCTTTCTTTACAATAAGCTCGATTCGCTTTTGTTCGATAGATTTTATCTACATGAACCGATTCCGGATAACATCCTGTTTCCCTTTTATATTCTTCTATTCGCGCTTGTAAATCTCCCGATTCGTTGTAATTATCCCAACTTAATTTGTCTAAGAAGACAAAGCCATTCACATTACTTGCCGATATTTTAGCTCCAAACTCTACTGCTTTTCCCGCTTTTCCACGCACTATTGGACGCACGTGAGGTTGGCTTACACTCACAATTCTGTTTTCTACTTTATTTGTCTTTTTTTCATACATTTCTAACTGTTGCTCATACACTTTTCCTATCGTTACAAGCTCTTCTTGCTCTTTTTTCGTTAGTTTTTCTAACTTTGCTCCCTCTTCTATCATTTTTTCTATATCAGACAAGTTTCTTTTTATATATCCTAGTTGTTTTTTTGTTCCTTTTCTTCTTTCTTTTTTTGACACACGACGTTTTTTTGCTATGGCTAAGTACTCTTTTCTTGCCACTTCCCTATAAGTCCTCGGCTTTTCTTTCCTTTTCTCTTTTATTTCTTCATACAGCTTATCTATTATTTTTTCTGTTTTTTCTCTGGCATCATTCAATATTCCTATATCCGTTGGATATTTTATATCTGCTGGTGTACAAGTCGCATCTAACAATAACTTTCCTTCATTTTCTTTTTTTTCTGACGCTACACCCGTCGCTTTTTTTCTATTTCTTTATTAATTTTATTTATTAATTCCATTCCTATTTTTTTACGAAAATGAACCATCATTGACGCATTAAATGCTTCTTTGCTACTATAGCTTTCCATTCCTATAAAGTACTGTAAATAAGGGTTCTCTTTTATTTGTTCTACTGTTTCTCTGTCACTTTTTCCTGAAATTTCTTTGATAATTAATGCTCCTAATGCCATTCTAAATGATTTGGCTGGGGCTCCTTTTTTTTCTGTGAAGTTTTTTGCATATTCTTCCTCATATTCTTCCCAGGGAATCATTTTTGACATTTCTATCCAACGATTTTCTTCGTCTAACTGCCCGCCGAACAGATTTTTCAAGTTTTCTGGTGTTTCAATTGAGTACTGTTGCTTTCGGTACATCTGCTTTCTCTCTTCTTAATGCAATGGTTTTGAGGCATTCTACCCTATTTTCGTGCATTCTAGCGGTTCTTAATTCGCCTACTATTTTTCTCCGTAAAGGTTTCAGCTTTTTTCAGCAAGCCCTAGATATAGACGGAGAAGGAAAGACTATAGTAGTGCGTTTATCAGTGCTTTTGTGCTGCATAAAGAGGCGTACTTTTGTTGATCAGCAGATTGTGATTCCTGAAACCTTTGTGGGGAAGCACTTCTGCTAATCTAGACTTGTTCGTATTAATTAAAATTCTTGTTGCCAAGTACGGAATGTGGGTTAAAAGAAACTTATTGTATGTAAAAAAAATGTTAGATGAGGGAGCAAAATTGGAAAAACTAACAAAAAAGGAGAAGGAAATGATTATAACCATAAAAAAAGTGTATGAACAACAACTAGAAATGTATGAGAATAAGACGAATACAGTAGAAAATAGAATTGTGAGTGTAACGCAACCTCATATCCGTCCAATAGTGCGTGGAAAAGCGGGAAAAGCAGTAGAATTTGGAGCCAAAATATCAGCGAGTAATGTGAATGGCTATGTTTACTTAACTAAATTAAGTTGGGATAATTATAACGAATCAGGAGATTTAAAAGAGCAAATAGAAGAATATAAAAGGGAAACAGGATGTTATCCGGAATCGGTTCATGTGGATAAAATCTATCGAACAAAAGCGAATCGAGCTTATTGTAAAGAAAGGGGTATAAGAATGAGTGGTCCCCCATTGGGAAGACCGCCGAAAGAGGTGAGCAAAGAAAAAAAGCAAGAGGCACGCTCAGATGAAAGAGTGCGTAATGCCATTGAGGGTAAATTCGGACAGGGAAAGAGGAGATTTAGTCTTGGTCGAGTGATGGCTAAACTTCCTGAGACCTCGGAAACTGTGATTGCAATGAACTTTTTGGTAATGAATCTTTCTACTCTACTTCAGAAGACAAAGAAGAAAACAAAAAGTAAGAAGTTATAGAGTCGTTGTTCTTCTAAAAATGGCGGTAATTTTCCTCTTTTTGACGGGGAGTGACTTTTTTTGACCTTTTTAGAACTAAAAGTACAATAGATTAAATAAAACCTGTATTTTGACTTCTTTCTATAAGGATAAGTTATCTGTGCTTTTTCAGTCCATACTTCCCTAACCCACATTTCCTTCGTTTTTTGACTTTTTCAGCAAGCCCTAAATAGAGCATTACATTGATTCTAAATATTGGCATTAAACCCCTTGACCGTAAGCACTTCAGGGATTTTGTATCTTTAGCTACATTCTGAATTTGGAATTGCTGCACGCCCAGTTAAACTTTCGTAGAATCAAAAATTGCTTTTAATGTCTGGGCATAATTTTCGGGATTGTGAAAAGCTTGAAAATCGGCTTGCATGGTTAAGATTTTAGCCTGAATCCCTGAATTATTTGCCACTTCCCAAATTTGGTCAACAATTTCCTGGAGACTTTCCCCTGTCAGAATTAAAGCTTCTAAGTGATATTTTTGCAGAGCCTTAGCCATCCAGGTTGCTGAGGTCACGAGGGGAATTTTACCGGCAATAATGGCCTCGGTGAAGATGCCAGACGTTCTTTCTCGATAGGCTTCGGCATCATAGGGAAGTAAAATAATATGACTTAGGGCCAACCAATGATTATATTGTTCTCGACTGAGGCGATCAGGAATAGTTTTTATGAGAATACTGGATTGCGAAGGATTAGACGTTTGTAACTCTGCACTTTCAGCGGCGACTAAACAAATTTTATTACAGATTTTGTCTCTGTCATGAATAGAGGCTTGATTGAGCCGTTTAATAATTTCCCATCCCTTTTCAGAACGAGGAGAACCGGGCCACCAACAGAGAATTTTATCTGTTACCTCTTCTTGTTTTTCCACAGCATCTTCTCGCCAATCTGTGTGGGGAATGGGCATGACGGTCATGGGAATTTGAAAATATTGGCATAAGGCCGTTTGTAACGGTTCACTATCGGTTAAAAATTGCAAATGTTGAGAGGGTAAACGTTGCTTGATGAAAAAATGGAGAAATTTGTAGAAAGGGCGGGTTTTATCTTGATGCACATCACGCCGATAGAGTAGCCAAACCTGTAGATGCTGACAGGGCATTAACCAAAGGGCGATCGCCAGGGAGAAAAGTTGTAAATGAATAAATCGTTCTAAAAAAATAATCGTCGGGCGATCGCGGTCTAACCCTGGTTGTTGAAAATATTGGGCAATACTGATTCCTAATTTAATCGCTTCTGTAAGTCTCCCTAATTTAGCGATCGCGCTTCCTTCTGCTTCTAAATCCGTTGGCAATAAACAGGGCTGCCAATGACAGGGTAAATGATCGATTTTGGGCGTTTGCGGAGAGATTGCAGGAATCAAAGCTTGGTGTTCCCAGCCTAAAGTTTGCACAGCCTGACAAACCGCTTCATGGTAAGGAATAATATGACCTTCACCTCCCATAAGATTAGGAATCAGAGAGACAAATCGAGGTTGCCCATTATCTTGTTGAGTCATGGTTGAGGAGGCTAACAGTATCACTAATCTGATCAAATACAGGAATGGGGCTGGGATATTGATTTAGACTTGCTAAGGTCTTTTTCCCTCGTCCTGTTAACACTAATAAGGGTTGACAACCTGCTTGCAATGCTGCTTCTAGATCGCTGGGTGCATCACCTAAAAAATAGGAATTGGGGAGGGAAATGTCATATTTTTTGGCCGCCTCAATTAACATTTGGGGGGACGGTTTACGACAATCACAACCCGCTTCAGGATGGTGAGGACAGAGAAAAATATCAGCAAAGGTGACACCAAACGGTTCATAAACTTCTCGAATACGATGGTGAACAGCTTCCACGTCCTCTAGGTTAAAATAACCGCGACCTACTCCCGATTGATTGGTAATTAAAATTAAGTAATAACCGTGATCTTGCCATTGTTTCAGAGCTTGACCGCTCCTAGGGGGAATCTTGACCTGCTCAGGCCGACTTAAATAGGGGACATAATCAATGACCACACCATCCCGATCTAAAAAGAGGGCTTTGTGAGACGAGACGTTGGCAACCATAGCAAGGGACAGTGGGGAAAAACAACCGTTTATTAAACCACTAATTGGGCTTCCCTGGTCTGGGATT contains:
- a CDS encoding HAD family hydrolase, producing MVANVSSHKALFLDRDGVVIDYVPYLSRPEQVKIPPRSGQALKQWQDHGYYLILITNQSGVGRGYFNLEDVEAVHHRIREVYEPFGVTFADIFLCPHHPEAGCDCRKPSPQMLIEAAKKYDISLPNSYFLGDAPSDLEAALQAGCQPLLVLTGRGKKTLASLNQYPSPIPVFDQISDTVSLLNHDSTR
- a CDS encoding ISKra4 family transposase, whose protein sequence is MKTLVGEVEISQKQARKLKVSPKIVLSPGLEKCCLRASAKTSYQQAEEDIEELMGIKVGHSSLHRLVERTELPLAQAQSESAGVSIDGGKICLRGEEKEGGQWRDYKLVSLHGNVCEAFFQDPEGLKNWSNVQPLSPIVTFLGDGHPGIWNAVESFATQSWLIRREVLDWYHLKENLFKVGGSLKRLEAVEHLLWRGFVNKAIDAFDGVKSKRAKNFQAYLTKHYQRIPDYQYYQQLGIVIGSGDVESKIKQVGARVKLSGARWHLHNVSRILRLRCAYLNHSPLLSVNVLS